Part of the Solanum pennellii chromosome 10, SPENNV200 genome is shown below.
GTCTTAATTTATTATCATAGTACTCTCCACATTATACACCAAATAATTACACAGTCCAACCAAACTTATCTGAAACTATTCAATGTATATATAAACTTGATACAATACACCACAGTTCAATCAAATTTAGCTGAAACTACTCgaaaaaatatacaaacttGACTCAGCACACCACATGATGTTCTTCACTACGTCAATTACATCTCACAATCATCCACATTATACACCAAATAATGCCACAGATCAATCAAAATTAGCTGAAActatccaaaaataataaagaaatttgaCTCGATACACCATAGTTCAATCAAACTAAAACTGTtcgaacaaaatattttttaaaaaaattaaatcagtTCACCACAAAGTTCAATCAAACTAAAGTTGACTGAATACACCACATTTCACTCAAACTTAGCTGAAACttgcccaaaaaaaaaacaaatttcattCAATACACCGCTGTTCAATCAAACTAAACTGAAACTACTACACATAAATTTGACTATATAAACcacaattcaataaaaattatctCAATTCCGAAAAAAAAATACAGATTCGATTCAAATTCGAACCCTAGAACGGGAAACTGAAAAGGTAAATTGAGTTTTTACGTACCTGAGACTTGTCCTTAGCCTCGTTGAGGCGTTCGCCGTACTCGTAAAGCTTCTCGATAATGGCTTCGTCCGATGACTCCGCCATTGCTAAGCTTGTATGTTTAAGCAGTAGAGACAGTAGAAGTGAAGGGAAATTAGACTTGGGCTGACAAACGGGTTTCAGATTAGTGAGAAAAGAAACggatatatatacacacacgaGAAAAAACAAAGGGCCAAAAAGGGAactattgtttatttttattatataagattaaaaagtgtgaatattatgtataatgtatgaatgttttagatattgaataaatatatatctaaatagTAATACATTGTATTAAgatctaaatattaaataattaagattgaGGATGATGTTGGATAATGGTTGTTGTTGTTCGTTTACAGTTGGATGATAATGATGGCTAATAGGGGTGACGAATGACAGTGATAGTTGACTGTGTATAATTGTTAtcgatgatgatggtgattggTGATTGGTGGTGATGATTGTAAGTAGTGACTAGTGATGGTGACGATTAATTATAGTGATTGACAGTAATAGTAGTCGTGGTTGAAGATGGTGATAGTCGATAATGATGGACGGTGAGCAGAGAGCTAGAGACAAACACAAGATTTGAAGATAAGGTAGCTCCTTGTCTAGGCTCGAACTCATAGTGGTGATAGTCGATAATGATGGACGGTGAGCAGAGACAACCTCAAGATTTGAAGATAAAGTAGCTCCTTGTCTAGGCTCGAACTCACAATGATGCGAGATATACGATCATAGCTTCGAACCAGTAGTGTACCCAAATGAGATCTAATTTATGAGAATgcataattaaatatatctaTCCTTTCTCAGATTatctatacatatataacaaaaataaaagaaaattatcaaatGCATGTATACCTCCCGCCACCAGGTAGGCTTGCCTCTGGGGGCGAGACACTAGTTGATAATGATGAGGAATAGTACCGATGATTGGTGAATGAATATAGAGATCTTTGAATAATGTAATtgttgttatattatatttaacggttattatataatatgaatatttatgatCAACACTTTATATATCGTAGTTAAAGGCTTTAGCAATTTTAGATGCAATAATATTGACTCAATTGATGCTAAATATTTTTGCAACGATAAATATTAtcactaataatatatatattgccATTGAATGTCTCATTTGCTTGTTAAAGTGTTTACATCATTAGTGTACTACTTTTTACGCTATCAaatcacttaaaaaaaataaatgcacaatttaaaatatcataatttctaaaatttctgtcatttaaaaaaataacaaaaattttctCTCGGATACATTGCTATACCCTCTTGGATACATCCCTATGTTTTCTCGAGTATATCTCTCACATTAAGTAATGTATCATTTGCAAAGCATCGAACAACCAAGGAATGTATTCgaaagtaatgaaaattttgagatttttgtaaCTGGCGAAACTTCTGGAATAGAATGTAATTAGCCCCAGATATATAAGATTTCTGTAGTTGTCCCTAAAAGCTAcaaataaacttttttaaatgtaaaacttttttattaagcttaaaaataaaataaattatatgttcTGATAACTAAAAATAACCTCGTAATATAAAAGTTTCCTTATACTGATATTACATATATAAGTTAAACTATTTGGTGATGGAATCAATAGTTGGCTGAAATGTTTGAGAAATAAGATAATATGTCTTCTCAGTTGGATGAATTGAATCCCAAAAAACATACTTTGATGCATTTTTGCATACATATGAACTTGGGTTGCACAAAAATGCACCTTCCAATAAGCCAGTTCCACAGCAGCCATAGTTAGCCTTTTCAAAatctatcattaaaaaaaaaacatattaaaagtGTATATAGAGCTGAGGATCTATCGAAAAtggtttttcaagatttcaagATAGGTCGAATAATATTTGTGTATAGTCTGTCATTTCAGACTTCACATATGAgattatactgaatatgttgttattgtaatttaaaatatttatattataatgaacAAAGCGTTTACATCAAATTATATTAACGTACTACAAATTAATGATAAAACTAAAACAAGATtgtgaattaattaataatgttttaGTGATTATAATGCATGAATGAACACACACACATGTTGGTTCTTATGTATTCATTTACCATATCAAAATTAGAATTACTCCTCAAATACACTGGTAAATTAAGTTATTATCGTTTGATCAGAAAAGTCACGAATTCATAAGAGGTAAGGGAAAGATTATCGATATAAAATTAGTCTATGACCCCGACTCTTCTACGTATTCCGCACATAAGAATTAGAATATACTCACCATATTTGTGGCCTACAATCATGTCCATCAATGGTCcatatatatctaaataagCAAATCTTGAACCCAAATTTGCAAACTTAATgtcatttaactttttttggaGCTTGGAATTGTAGTCTCTAGCAATGGAAGAGTAGAAATCAATGCAATCTCTCTTTGAAAATGCATTATCAGAGTGAATGGTGATGACAATTGGTAAACAACCCATTGGTGGTAGACCTACCATGCCAATTTTCCTAGCCCCTTGATCCAACAATTTCTACACACAATTAagccaaagaaaaaaaaaattcattgacATTAATTTAAATATGCTATAACataaaagacttttgaaatttattatcTGAAATAAGTCTTGTTTTGTGTGGCTGTATTAAAATGAGATATTCTTTGTCGTTAATTacttttgaatataaaaatgtgATATTCTTTTCGAGACATGCTTAAAAAAAATGCGTCATATATAAATTAGGATAAATTGAGTAACGAATTGTGTAACACAATAAACTAAGgtcatgtatttattttaaatagcgGTAGTTTAAAACAATCACAAGTATAGTTAGACAACTTCTTACGTCAAGTCTGATATGATAACCTGAAAGACAACATAAGAACTTACTATCGACAGTTAAATTACCTCCCaccttataaaaaattttaaaattatatattgtcagtttatataacttaattttttttcgatATTCATAAGAGGAAAATTCTTGAAGATGGGTAACCAACCTGGAGGAAGAGTTGAAGATGTTGTAACAAGAAGTCAGTGTAGGTTGAGAGTGTGTAGGTTTTACTACGAATTGGAAGTGTGTTGTAATTGACAACAAAGTCATTTGTGCCTGCACTAATAATGAACAATGattcttttatcaaattttgtgtTTGCTCTTTTCCAATAGCTGCCTCCATTTTCTCTTGATACTCCTTGAAATATTCTATTTGCTTTGATAATGAGATAACATTCtgtatttatttccaaaaaaaaaaagaaatcgtaattttttttttatataatccAGAGAAATACTATGTAATGTAAGGGTTGTGGGGTGGGCGGGGCAATGGGATTTGTTGTTGTGTTAGTGAGTGAGAATGACATAATCAATATGCAATGTCAGTTGTGGAACTTGTTTTTCTTAATTCTGCTAGGTaagttattttcttcatttttaatatttttccaaGAGAcgatgtttttcaaaaaaatttgatcaactgaacatgaaaaaatatgtttCCTTCGTATATATGGTGAGGGTTCGAATCCTACTATATTTTCGTCCCATAAAGAGAAATGATGAAAGAGTAGGGGATTAATGAGAAGTAGATGAGTATTAGATGGAGTAGTAATTTCTTTCATTCTTAACCAAGAGGTCTTGTTTACGGAGTCGTCTTTGTTACAGAGCATTTTACTGTTAGCATTTTTGTTAATGCTGATATGGTCCGTATTACATGGGTCCATTATCCCACTTCATGGacccattatcccactaatggGAAGGTGGTTAATTTACCCATTATCCCACACTAATGGGATAATGGTTAActacccattatcccactacATGGATCCATTATCCCACTACATCGATCCACTATCCTACTACACTAGTGGTTGGTAACTTTCCATAACCTCTTAATCGTTCTTGATGGAAGCACggttataaatatgtcatttgttTCAAAGGTCCCTAAGCACATTACTTTTAAAAACTCCATACCATCTAAGAATGAGGTTTTGAGTGCTTAGaagatctttgaagaaaagaagaattgtaGACTCCGACTATATCGCTAACACTGTCTGGAGGTATGTCGATCATACTATATTTCCGCTGCATCATTGCTCTGTAATATCTTACATTTACTGGCCCCAATATGGGACTTTCCGGCGTAAATTCGAATTTATTAGTCAGACTCCAATGTGGGTACCAAATGCTGGGTGGGAAACCCAAGAGGTCTCGGGTTCGAGTCCCCTTGGGTATGAAGTCACCTTCATTGGGAAGCGCTTTACCCCCAACGTGGAACTTCTCGGCGTAAATCCGAATTTAGTGAGACTCCAATGTGGTGTGAAACCCAAGAGGTCTCGGATTCGAGTCCCATTGGATATGGAGTCGTCAGCGCTTTAACCCCAACGTAAAATTTTCTGACGCGAATCTGAATTTAATCGGACTTTAATGAGAATATCAAACACCTGGTGAGGAAAAAAAACAGATGAGTATTAGATATAATACACTGATTTTTGGTGTAAGGGGATCAAATCCAGTTCCAGCAGATGCAAAACTAACTCCAGTCTTGAGCTCTTCAATACTCAAACTTTGATCCAAATATGGAGGCACATATTCTTTAACACCAACATACCTAGCTGCATTAATCAAACACAAATTTCAAGCACAATGTAGTTGCATGtgcgtgtatatatatatatagaggcGAATCTAAGACGAGTTTTATACTTAGGTTCTATATTGAACTTCTGATTTAATTTAGTGGCAGAATCAAGATTTTCATTAAGATGCAATACAGAGTGTCATCTGATTAGATCACACTCTTTCTGAATCCACTGACTCTAGATTCTGaatttaaaatgtaaatatattttgcaTTGGTTAGTGTCTACAaattacaacaacaatatatccAGTATAATTTCACAAGTAAagtttgataaaaattattttcggtggtcgaaaagaaaaagaaaaagaagaattaatTACCAATGAAATCATTAGCAAGCATTCCATTAGTAAACCTTCCAGTTGGAACATGGTTTAGAAAATCTTTTCCATAAGGTGAGAAATTACTCTTGAAAGGagttgatatataattattatttccaGGATCAGCTGTTGAatctccaaaaataaaaatggcagaaactaaattattattattattagattgAGCTTGAATTAATAATGGAGCTTCCAACAtcaagaaaattaacaaaagaataataaaaaaaattaaaagactcatattaataattaatgatttgatcaataaaattttggaaaagtttaAAGCTTCAATCTTATGGCTTTTGATGACTTTATTAAAACAAGGAGTTATATATATAGCATGACTagttaattaagaattaaatggatttaattatttgtttaataataaaaatatatttagaggTAACTAGTGCTCTATGCAAACGTTCCTAGAGTCTATATCGACACTGATAATAACAGTTAATTAATGtcgataaaaattttaatatttttttaacatacatatatttattatcgctgaaaattatttttgtgtcCTGATCGATGTTGCTTTTGTTCTTGTAATTGTTTGATGGACCAAACACTTCAAATGTTATTTAAAGTTTTCTCAACCACCatccctaattaattaatttctttgaGTTTGGTATAAGTGgcaatacaattattattaacTTGTATCATAATTTATACTCTTTTTGATCACCAAACGCCTATTTATGAATGTGCATGGTtcataaataggaaaaaaaataagtgtAACCTTATAATATGCTTTCTAATTTTTGTATAGGAGTTTTTAGTCAACTTTCTATGAACCTTAATTTGACACATATACATTCATACACCCACACAATCATATTTATCAAACTAAGTGTAATAATTCAATGTCACCgaatatataattattgttatacTTGTAATAATTCAATCGtctctcattttaaattttcatattttaaaatgagttaatcTAACTGTTGCAGATATTTGTTCGTATTTGTGCAATCGCGTGAGGAAAATGTGCATAATGATCGCGTTATAGCTGTGAGACACATGAAAATCATCGTAATTATGCTAACCTGAGAACTTTTCATGTATTATAGTAAAGTTGTCCTTTCATGTCATCATGTGTATATTTGAAgtttcatataacacataatcgATAACTGACTTGATTTTATAGAtgatcatttaatttttattgtatcgcactaaaattattaaattattttttatacaaagtATTATCATTATTAGTTCTTGATGATGGAATCAATAGTTGGAAAAAGTGTTTTAGAAATAATATCATATGCCTTCTCAGTTGGATGGACTGAATCCCACCAATAATACTTTGATGAATTTGGGCAAATGTTTGATATGGGGTTGCATGTAAGTCCAAATTCCAATAAGCCAGTTCCACAGCAGCCAATGTTAACAAATTCAAAatctataaagaaaaaaaacaaaagacataaaaatttatattaattttaataaataaacaaaagaaattatataattagaCATACTTCACtattatatatactattattacttgtacttctaaaatataaaacttacataaaactctttgaaaatataaagtatgaaaaatactctaattttggccaaaattatttttacaatacTAAACGTTATGGAGGACGTTTTACCCCCTTGCACTATTTAATActatattttaaagtttataattatgcaatattttctatatctttgtggacacatatatacctttagaatacactattaaatagcgCAGAGGGGTAAAAggtttgttgaatgccttgaatcggacccgttatcccttaattatctgtcaattgtgtatgttgggcccaagcctgttagggcgtagcttagcactatatatagacgctatggcaaaccctattctgtattctgtttttgcctctccataataaaactgctccctctctttcccgtggacgtagccaatttattggtgaaccacgtaaatctgttgtcttgtttttcgcgttcatattttctcgtattatctcgaattccgcacaaCAAGGTTCTTTCCAAAGTTTAATATCGTTAGAACAATTTCGATtaaagttcaaatatatttcagacattttttcctaaaatatagATAATGAATCACAATTACTCACCATATAATTTCTTGTCTTGAATTATGTCAATAGTAGATTTATAAGCTTCTAAATAAGCAATTCTAGAACCCAAATTTGCAAAGCTATTTTGCATgtcatttaatttgttttggAGCTTGGAATTGTAGTCTCTAGCAATGGAATTAAAGGAATCAATGCAATTTCTCTTTGAAAATACATTATTTGAGTTAAGTGTGATGACACTTGGTAAACAACCTAATGGTGGTAGACCAGCCATTGCAATTTTCCTAGCTCCTTCATCTAATAATTCCtgcataattaaaattaaagttgaaataatTGATTAAAGTTATTAGTAGTTGAATTGGTCCAACTAAAAAAGATATTTGgatattattacttttattagTTCATTTTCACCAATTATAAGTCTTACAAAGTGGTGGAATTAATCAAAAATTTCCTCAAtatttcataggtaaattttttACTAGATTTGTAATATACCAACCTTTGAACATATGTCAACTTCGATTTTGGATCTAATTCACACATTAAAAACTAGCTTTAAAAGGTAGAAAGATTGTTTATCTGGATTTTCACTGTCTAGTCCAGTACGTGCACATTCATAAATCGAGTTATTTTCACACCTCCACAACTATCTGATTTCCTGGCTTGACTATAGTATAAAATCATGTTAGATTCGATCTCGATCATCTTAACTCAACTCATACCAAAAAACTAactcaagaagaaaaaaattaagaattatcCAGATCATATAAAAGAGTTGTGGGATATCGTCGTGATCCAACGAGAGATCATTTCcttcattatcatcaattttcAATTGAAACTCAACTCATAAAAAATTGTATGAGTACTTACAATAGCCaattaaattgaatatatactatgaaaaagaaaattatattatcagCGTATATAACTTAACTTAAATGAGTAGACAAACCTTTAGGAAGTTGTGGACATGTTGTAACAAGAAGTCAATGTAGGCTGAGACTCTGTAGTTTTCACTAGGAAATGGATATAACTtgttgaagaaaccttaccccagaacaCGAACCAAGTTCGTGTAAGTTGtttttaagtaaagacagattaaagacacaaacacttactgaattaaaaaccttcctcactcaaggaaggaaaaacctcgttttattaattcaattataagattttgtgattacaactcaataatcaagaaaaccttATCTCTACTACCTCTctcgattgactccaatcgatctctccaaaaggccaaacccaccttttgttacaactctcactaacactcaaccctacaaagagccaaacccaccctttgtacaataaactgtaaattacaatcaagaacaaaacaagAAGATAATTCTACACGTTAAAAACCTTCTCACTCAAGAACGTTTTAAACGTAGCAAACCTATCGATCTTGAAGACttcagtttgatgaataattctcacttttctctctatgtGAAGTCGTGGTCTTCTATTCTGCGTATGTCCTCTTTTTATAGATATTCATGCTGCCTCGAATCCTTATCAAATAAGGTAAGGAAATTGTATTTAAACAAGGATTACTTCTTTTGTACAATCCCTTTTATATACAACTTTCTTCCTTAATTATTAAAGTTTCCTTATTTGCATCAACTTGTATCTTTAATAATTaaggtttccttatttgtatcaacttgtaTCTTTAGCACTAATTGGACCGTGTCAATATTTCGTGACAATTTCTGCGATCTCTGGCCGAGTTATTTTACTACTTGTACTACTTGTGGCTGGCATCGAACCTGCTTTGCTTAAGTTGCTTGTCGCATTGAACCTGCTTTGCTTAAGTTgcttgtctatcatcaaaacatatcAACTTGTAGAATTAGGATTCTAtcaaattccccctttttgatgaagacAAACCTGTGTAATGCAACTCATACatcttcccccttttgacaaatcaaaaagaGTCCAACAACCATCATCCATAGCAACAAAACCAATTAACATCCATAGCAGCAATAAAAGCTCAGCCAGTTGAGCATAATAAAATGTTCTGGCAACAAAACAAAGAGTAACAACACATAGTTTAACCAACTAAGAGAACCAGTTTCAAACAAAATGCTTTTTCAATGTGAAGGTTGACCAGGCTTAGTTGAAGCAGAAGCTAGCATATCCAGAACTCTGTCAACTCTTGCATTGTTAGCAAGTTGCTGCTGCACCATCTGATCCTTCAACCTGTGAATTTCAGCTTTTGAAGTGTCAAGTTCAGCACGTAACTTCTGGTTTTCTGACTCAAGAGTGGCATACTTTTCTTCAGCCACTTTAAGTTCCCTGAGTAACTGAGCAACAGGACCAGATGTACGTGGAGACGCAGTTGCAACCTGTTCCGACTCCATGGGAATGCCACAATCAGCAAGGATGGTTTGAGTGAACATATCTGCACGAGTCAAAATTCTGCCTTCTCCCAATGGTacttcaaatgcatcaaacactcTAGTCAACAGGTTTCCAAAAGCTAGCTGATGAGAACCTAGCTTAGGATCCACAATTCTAGCAAGATGTTTGATAAACAATGTGGGCCAATCAATGCGTTCTTTGCACTCAAGTGCATTCATAAGTCCCATGTCTCTTATGGAGGCAATGTGACGTTGGTGACCTCTAGGCAGTATCACCTTATGAACTATCTCGAAAAGAAGCTTATGCAAAGATCTCATAATTCCCTTTAAAACAGTTTGAGCCCTAGAATTGACTCTACCTTGAGAGAATTTGGCTGGTAGGCTAGAATAttcatcaaaaccccaattgTACTCATTTATCCCCACAGATGGTATATGCAAGATTTCCCCAAGTTTGGTTGCATCAAACACAATGTCAACCCCCTTTACACTAGACGACACCACATCTCCTTCTAAGATTACCAAGTTCGTATAGAACTCTACCACTTccttttcataaatcaaactaGGTTCAAGGAATAACTCCTCCCACCCCTGAAACCTTAGTAGTTCACAAACCTGCTTCACTATATCCATTGAAAGTATATCAGGGTGAAAGATTCTACCCCTAAGCACTGATTTGGTTTGGAAGTACTTTTTCCTTCCCACTTTGAGAAATTTATCTGTATTTTTCTTtgcaaattttgattttgattgagGAGTTGCAGAGTGTTTACCCTCAGACACATTATCAGATTCAGAATCAAGATTCATGGGAGAGACGGATGAATGAACAGGAGACTTACCCAATCGTCGACGCTTCACACCAGAAGTTGTATCATCAGTTGGTTTGACCACGTTCGCACTCCTTGTTACTGGCCTGTGTGGGCGAACCTGTTTAACTGCAATGTGCTTTCTTGGCCGCCTTGGTTTTTTCGGGTGAAGGGTACTTAAAAGAATATCATCATTGAGTGGAGATGGTGGTGGATTTTGTGTAGTGGTTTTGTGAGATGGGGAAGAAGGGGGGTTATTTGGAACAGTGGTTGTGGGAGTTTCTGGGTTTGGTGATAATGGGGTTTCTTTGACTGGGGATAGAGGAGTTTCTATGATGGGTGGTGGTGAGGATTCGGCACCTACAGGTGGTGATGCTTCTTTAACTGGTGGTTGTGGAGATTGAGCTTTTGGTGATGGAGATGTATATGAATCTGATTTGGGTGTAGATGGTTTTGTGGGAAGATGGCTTTCTTGCACAGCATCAACAACTGGGTTCTCTTCCCCCTGAGAAAATGCGCTATCAGACGAGCTTTCGTCATCAGAGTAGGCAACTAGTGGATTAACTATGGTGATGGAAgagattttgttttcttgtttttctgaAGGATGAAGATGAGAGAAAGTTGGTTGCTTGTTTAGAGAGAGTGCTTTATTGGGAACGGTTTTGATGTTGTATTCGAGGGGTTTGAGTAATTATGGGGGATTTACATCGAGGGGACGTGTGCTCTGACGGTTGCACCTGCTTTTCAGAGACATGACATAGGAGAGAGAAGATGGAATTATTTCcccccttttttcttttttctttttatttttgacagcTAGGTGTAACGCAGTTGTATAACCAACTTGACTGAACCTGGTTCATATCTCCTTAGAACTTGGTTGGACAGAATTCAATCTAAAAAGATGAGCCCTAACTCAAGTCTATTTTTCTGAAATGACTCTCTTCCTAGTGCCTTGGTGAAAATATCAGCAACTTGATCCTCAGTTTTGCAGAACTCCATtactatgtttcctttttcaacattatcacgaagaaagtgatgtctaacatcTATGTGTTTGGTGCGTTTGTGTTGAACTGGGTTTTTGGCCATGTTCATAGCACTTGTGTTGTCACATAGAATAGGAATACAACCTGTTTCTATACCAAAGTCTTTAAGCTGCTGTTTTATCCAAAGAAGTTGGGCACAACATGAAGCAGCTGCAACATACTCAGCCTCTGCAGTAGATAGAGCCACTGAATTTTGTTTTCTAGTTGCCCAAGATATTAAACATGGTCCTAAAAAGTGTGCCATCCCAGAGGTACTTTTTCTATCAACCATATGTCCTGCATAATCTGCGTCAGCAAATCCCTTTAGATCAAAAGAGTCACCAGTTGGATACCAGAGAACCAGGTTCATTGTGCCTTTTAAATATCTCAAGATtcttttgacagcttttagATGTGATTCCTTGGGGCAGGACTGAAACCTTGCACATAGACCAACACTAAACACTATATCAGGTCTACTAGCAGTGAGGTATAGGAGTGATCCAATCATACCTCTATATCTAGTGTCATTGACTGGTGAACCTGGTTCATCTTTATCAAGCTTTGTTGTTGTCCCAATGGGTGTGTCATttgacttagcttcattcatatcatacttCTTCAGTAATTCCTTGATGTACT
Proteins encoded:
- the LOC107001752 gene encoding GDSL esterase/lipase At5g45960-like isoform X1, producing MSLLIFFIILLLIFLMLEAPLLIQAQSNNNNNLVSAIFIFGDSTADPGNNNYISTPFKSNFSPYGKDFLNHVPTGRFTNGMLANDFIARYVGVKEYVPPYLDQSLSIEELKTGVSFASAGTGFDPLTPKISNVISLSKQIEYFKEYQEKMEAAIGKEQTQNLIKESLFIISAGTNDFVVNYNTLPIRSKTYTLSTYTDFLLQHLQLFLQKLLDQGARKIGMVGLPPMGCLPIVITIHSDNAFSKRDCIDFYSSIARDYNSKLQKKLNDIKFANLGSRFAYLDIYGPLMDMIVGHKYDFEKANYGCCGTGLLEGAFLCNPSSYVCKNASKYVFWDSIHPTEKTYYLISQTFQPTIDSITK
- the LOC107001752 gene encoding GDSL esterase/lipase At5g45960-like isoform X2 gives rise to the protein MSLLIFFIILLLIFLMLEAPLLIQAQSNNNNNLVSAIFIFGDSTADPGNNNYISTPFKSNFSPYGKDFLNHVPTGRFTNGMLANDFIARYVGVKEYVPPYLDQSLSIEELKTGVSFASAGTGFDPLTPKISNVISLSKQIEYFKEYQEKMEAAIGKEQTQNLIKESLFIISAGTNDFVVNYNTLPIRSKTYTLSTYTDFLLQHLQLFLQILKRLTMAAVELAYWKVHFCATQVHMYAKMHQSMFFGIQFIQLRRHIILFLKHFSQLLIPSPNSLTYICNISIRKLLYYEVIFSYQNI